The following proteins are encoded in a genomic region of Aquella oligotrophica:
- a CDS encoding L,D-transpeptidase family protein, translating into MRKTGISYYKYVILLGFCLLGSSYANDIDAQVKAAITGKINSSGGASRIMCANKLRCSLALTTQQYNQESSTILWSHNGKILPNANQLIEILQNSYKDALYPEDYHLSIINQLTQQVSSAPMMQPPIAALADLDTTLTDAFLLYAKHMATGRVDNLAVYPTWTISKRAVNLPDLLQKATHGGNVTQVLNGLTPTYPGYLELKSQLEKYQNIASNGGWGQIAAGASLKIGSKGTRVSQLQKRLAITGEYTTTEKTTIFDKALKQAVMKFQAHHGLKANGIVDKQTLQALNVSVNQIIKLIELNMDRLRWLPLQTSKQYLLVNIPNFSLDVMESGQSILNMPVIVGKGANRSCVLSSKISYIEINPYWSVPDSIGRKEILPKLQQDPNYLAKEQMNVYNGSFANPPIDPSRIDWKKVNPNNMPYKFRQMPGEKNALGNIKFIFPNVCGIYLHDTPTRNLFGRNRRDFSHGCIRVGKPVELADYLLSDKPNWDGDRVESQIKSGKRQIVYLAEPMDVNIIYGTVWVDNNGELQFRNDIYQIDNVDYPVYLPKESITETESDDNE; encoded by the coding sequence ATGAGAAAAACAGGAATAAGTTATTATAAATATGTTATTTTGCTTGGATTTTGCTTGTTAGGAAGTAGCTACGCAAATGATATTGATGCACAGGTTAAAGCAGCTATAACTGGTAAGATCAATAGTAGTGGTGGTGCAAGCCGAATTATGTGTGCTAATAAATTGCGCTGTAGTTTGGCATTAACTACTCAACAATATAATCAGGAAAGTTCAACCATTTTATGGTCACATAATGGGAAGATTCTTCCGAATGCAAATCAGTTAATCGAGATTTTACAAAATTCCTACAAAGATGCCTTATACCCCGAGGACTACCATCTTTCAATAATAAACCAGTTAACTCAGCAAGTATCTTCTGCACCGATGATGCAGCCACCAATAGCAGCATTGGCTGATCTTGATACTACACTTACCGATGCTTTTTTGCTCTACGCTAAGCATATGGCAACAGGTAGAGTTGATAATCTGGCTGTTTATCCTACGTGGACAATTAGTAAGCGTGCGGTAAATTTACCTGACTTGCTACAAAAAGCTACTCATGGTGGAAATGTAACTCAAGTTTTAAATGGACTTACTCCAACCTATCCCGGGTATTTGGAGTTAAAAAGCCAGTTAGAGAAGTACCAGAATATTGCTTCTAATGGTGGTTGGGGACAAATTGCGGCAGGAGCTTCATTAAAAATCGGCTCTAAAGGTACAAGGGTTTCGCAATTACAAAAACGGTTGGCTATAACTGGGGAATACACTACCACAGAAAAAACCACTATTTTTGATAAAGCTCTCAAACAGGCAGTCATGAAATTTCAAGCTCATCACGGCTTAAAAGCAAACGGCATAGTTGACAAGCAGACATTACAGGCACTTAATGTTTCGGTTAATCAAATTATTAAGCTTATTGAACTTAATATGGATCGCTTACGCTGGCTACCATTACAAACATCTAAGCAATACTTATTAGTTAATATTCCAAACTTCTCCCTCGATGTCATGGAAAGTGGTCAGTCTATACTTAATATGCCAGTGATTGTTGGGAAAGGTGCGAACCGTAGTTGCGTTTTAAGTAGTAAGATCAGTTATATTGAAATAAATCCGTACTGGAGTGTGCCTGATAGCATTGGACGCAAGGAGATTTTACCTAAATTACAACAGGATCCCAATTATCTTGCCAAAGAGCAAATGAATGTTTATAATGGAAGTTTTGCCAATCCGCCAATTGATCCTTCAAGAATTGACTGGAAGAAAGTTAATCCAAACAATATGCCATATAAATTCAGGCAAATGCCAGGTGAGAAGAATGCTTTAGGTAATATCAAATTTATTTTTCCAAATGTTTGTGGCATCTATTTGCATGATACCCCAACGCGTAATTTATTTGGTAGAAATCGTCGTGATTTCAGCCACGGGTGCATTCGTGTTGGTAAGCCAGTTGAGTTGGCTGATTATCTATTATCAGATAAACCAAACTGGGATGGTGACCGGGTTGAGAGCCAGATTAAATCAGGCAAACGGCAGATCGTCTATCTTGCTGAACCAATGGATGTAAATATTATCTATGGAACAGTTTGGGTCGATAATAATGGTGAACTACAATTTAGGAATGATATTTATCAGATCGATAATGTTGATTATCCAGTTTATCTACCTAAGGAATCGATA
- the thrC gene encoding threonine synthase gives MYYLRDFVSKEPVHPDNLVFTGETTPWEVVMDLDSIKSKMNLDYFRQAPPNLLKYLPLLPIEKQAEFITLREAATPLLKSRKLGRNLGVELYLKVEGKNPTGSFKDRGTAVEISVAREKGAKAIILASTGNMAASCACYAAAAGIPCFIMVPEGVPPGKLSQVLAFGGHIVQVKGTYNDAADLAYKIAEEMGFYLAGDYAFRLEGAKTAAFEIIDQMLFQVPDYLVVPIGCGTNIGGYYKGFMDYYRLGLIDKLPRIIGVQAAGAQAVVNSFEQKTNKIETLASVNTLASAICVSNPLDGLKALEAINSTNGYAISVTDNEILAAQHRLAKEEGIFAESSAAATIAGIQKLIEQDKIEAHKKVLCVLTGDGLKDPQVVLKAAIKPPTIYPQTKDFLSLYENGFFDGKSMVFVEKTDTLFANSPSKADITRELQNLFAAHYSDEYVDKIELSLNKMVQKGKTITISDFQDSIQGVLESPRHIKADVFSVVDFFVDTAKDKKANAKVKVKINNTEYAGSAEGTGPVDAVIKALTHACHETLLFKLVDYKVEIRGQGTDANVYVEMKLQKDNGSSIGSGTSPDIIQASIEAFAEAYNGFNV, from the coding sequence ATGTATTATTTACGCGACTTTGTTAGTAAAGAGCCAGTTCATCCAGATAATCTAGTATTTACTGGAGAAACAACCCCGTGGGAAGTTGTAATGGATCTTGACTCCATCAAAAGTAAGATGAATCTGGATTATTTCCGCCAAGCTCCACCTAATTTATTGAAATATTTACCACTGCTACCAATTGAAAAGCAAGCTGAATTTATTACACTTCGTGAAGCAGCAACACCATTACTAAAAAGCCGCAAGCTTGGACGTAATCTTGGAGTTGAGCTATACCTGAAAGTAGAAGGTAAAAATCCGACCGGATCATTTAAAGATCGTGGTACAGCGGTTGAAATCTCAGTTGCCCGCGAAAAAGGCGCCAAGGCAATTATCCTTGCCTCTACCGGAAATATGGCAGCTTCCTGTGCATGCTATGCTGCTGCTGCTGGTATCCCCTGTTTCATCATGGTACCGGAAGGTGTCCCACCGGGTAAACTTTCGCAAGTATTAGCTTTTGGCGGACATATTGTTCAAGTTAAAGGCACTTATAATGATGCTGCCGATCTAGCTTACAAAATTGCTGAAGAAATGGGCTTTTATCTAGCTGGTGATTATGCTTTTCGCTTAGAAGGTGCTAAAACTGCTGCTTTCGAAATCATCGATCAAATGCTATTTCAAGTTCCTGATTATCTAGTAGTACCAATTGGTTGTGGTACCAATATTGGTGGTTATTATAAAGGCTTCATGGACTATTACCGACTTGGATTAATTGATAAATTGCCAAGGATTATCGGAGTTCAGGCTGCTGGAGCTCAAGCTGTTGTAAATAGCTTTGAGCAAAAAACAAATAAAATCGAAACTCTAGCTAGTGTAAATACTTTGGCTTCTGCCATCTGTGTATCTAATCCACTTGATGGATTAAAAGCATTAGAAGCAATCAATAGCACCAATGGTTATGCAATCTCCGTTACTGATAACGAGATTTTGGCAGCACAACATCGCTTAGCTAAAGAAGAAGGAATTTTTGCTGAAAGCTCAGCTGCAGCAACAATAGCTGGTATTCAAAAATTGATTGAACAGGATAAAATCGAAGCCCACAAAAAAGTACTTTGTGTACTAACTGGTGATGGTCTAAAAGATCCGCAAGTAGTACTGAAAGCGGCAATTAAACCACCAACTATTTATCCACAAACCAAAGATTTCCTTAGCCTTTATGAAAATGGTTTTTTTGATGGTAAAAGCATGGTATTTGTTGAAAAAACCGATACCCTATTTGCTAATTCACCAAGCAAAGCGGATATTACCCGTGAGTTACAAAATCTATTTGCAGCACACTATAGTGATGAGTATGTTGACAAAATTGAGTTATCACTAAATAAAATGGTACAAAAAGGTAAAACCATTACTATTTCTGACTTCCAAGATAGTATTCAGGGTGTACTAGAATCACCACGCCACATTAAGGCTGATGTGTTTTCAGTAGTTGACTTTTTTGTTGATACCGCAAAAGATAAAAAAGCTAATGCGAAAGTAAAAGTAAAAATCAATAATACAGAATATGCTGGCTCAGCAGAAGGAACTGGTCCGGTTGATGCAGTAATTAAGGCGCTTACTCATGCCTGTCATGAAACTTTATTATTCAAACTAGTTGACTATAAAGTAGAAATTCGTGGACAAGGAACTGATGCCAACGTATATGTAGAAATGAAGCTACAAAAAGATAATGGTTCTTCGATTGGTAGTGGTACCTCTCCAGATATAATTCAGGCATCAATTGAAGCATTTGCCGAAGCTTATAATGGGTTTAATGTTTAA